The following proteins are co-located in the Ancylothrix sp. D3o genome:
- a CDS encoding glycosyltransferase family 4 protein: MHIAWLGKKSPFCGNVTYSREITNLLLDRNHDVSFFHFEEAFDPENFFPSLRSSSRMAGFSRLSSPKPLINSNSPETNGWLSSEVSLPCLFKSTIYTIPTLRSSKVLSESLRKLKPDLVHASLTLSPLDFVLPEICEDLDLPLIATFHPPFDRKPRNITSGTQQLMYQLYAPFLANYDCTIVFSEIQRELLIKLGVPAQKLAVIPNGVDALKYSPGYSNFKEEIGAKRIFVYQGRVAIEKNVESLLKAWKKSEMSASSRLVIVGDGPLAPSLKSSYNEDHGVIWLGFVGDEDRRIEILRGSDVFILPSLVEGLSLSLLEGMACGVACLATDAGADGEVLSDGAGVVLKTEGVAGQLRTLLPMLEEQPEFTKILGQKARQRVIERYTLSNNITQLERLYQEMVQQRREVVVRGWV, translated from the coding sequence ATGCACATCGCTTGGCTTGGAAAAAAATCTCCTTTCTGCGGCAATGTTACTTACTCTCGTGAAATTACTAATTTGTTGTTAGACCGTAATCACGATGTGAGTTTTTTTCATTTTGAAGAGGCTTTTGATCCGGAAAACTTTTTTCCGTCTTTACGTTCATCAAGTAGGATGGCAGGTTTCTCTCGTTTGAGTTCTCCCAAGCCTTTAATTAATTCTAATTCTCCGGAAACCAATGGTTGGTTAAGTAGTGAAGTTTCTTTGCCTTGTTTGTTTAAGTCTACTATTTACACGATTCCTACTTTACGATCTAGTAAGGTTTTAAGTGAGTCTCTGCGAAAGCTTAAACCTGATTTAGTTCACGCTTCTTTAACGCTTTCGCCTCTGGATTTTGTTTTGCCGGAAATTTGCGAAGATTTGGATTTGCCTTTAATTGCTACTTTTCACCCGCCTTTTGACCGCAAGCCTCGCAATATCACTTCGGGAACTCAACAGTTAATGTATCAGTTATATGCGCCTTTTTTGGCTAATTATGATTGTACGATTGTGTTTTCAGAAATTCAGCGGGAGTTGTTGATTAAGTTGGGGGTGCCGGCTCAAAAGTTGGCGGTGATCCCTAATGGTGTTGATGCTTTAAAATATTCTCCCGGTTATTCTAATTTTAAAGAAGAAATTGGGGCTAAAAGAATTTTTGTTTATCAGGGTAGAGTGGCAATAGAAAAAAATGTTGAGTCTCTTTTGAAGGCTTGGAAAAAGTCGGAGATGTCTGCAAGTTCCCGGCTGGTTATTGTTGGGGATGGGCCTTTAGCGCCTTCTTTAAAGTCTTCTTATAATGAGGATCATGGGGTTATTTGGCTCGGTTTTGTGGGGGATGAAGACCGGCGCATTGAGATTTTGCGGGGTTCGGATGTGTTTATTTTGCCTTCTCTGGTTGAAGGTTTATCGCTTTCTTTGTTGGAAGGGATGGCTTGTGGTGTAGCTTGTTTGGCTACTGATGCGGGGGCTGATGGTGAGGTGCTTTCTGACGGCGCTGGTGTTGTTTTGAAAACTGAAGGGGTGGCCGGTCAGTTGCGGACGCTTTTACCAATGTTGGAGGAGCAACCTGAGTTTACTAAGATTCTTGGTCAAAAGGCTCGCCAGCGGGTGATTGAACGTTATACACTCAGCAATAATATTACGCAGTTGGAACGGCTTTATCAAGAAATGGTGCAACAGCGTCGGGAGGTTGTTGTTAGAGGTTGGGTTTAA
- a CDS encoding MFS transporter, translating into MMLLSETEIKTHLPALKNSSLEASPISHHPNTGTHSISPYRSNTNGPGSNSEPSSHSIDSPPPDSTIPENNGSTNGKNPQNEEPPSPPPPNEEGFGPVLKNRNFLALWSGQVFSQLADKIYLVLMIALIATRFQASGQTISSWVSAIMIAFTIPAVLLGSLAGAFVDRWPKKAVLVATNLLRGFLVLSLPVLLWLCEGKQLAALPLGFCAMLGVTFLVSTLTQFFAPAEQSAIPLIVERRQLLAANSLYTTTMMASVIVGFAVGEPLLALADSFLGHLAIGKEIVVGGSYCIAGLLLLMLKTGENITPQQGEYPHVFEDIRDGLRYLKANVRVRNALIQLVILFSIFAALAVLAVRLAEVIPGMKASQFGFLMAAGGVGMAAGSTALGYFGSRFSHLQLSVAGSFGMAASLLGLSLFAQELVTTLLLVAFLGAFGAIVGVPMQTTVQADTPEEMRGKVFGLQNNAINIALSLPLALAGVAETFFGLKVVFLGLAALALGGGVLTWYISRYGNSPNHQS; encoded by the coding sequence ATGATGCTACTATCTGAAACGGAAATAAAAACTCATCTGCCAGCGTTAAAAAACTCGTCTCTGGAGGCTTCCCCCATTAGCCACCATCCCAATACAGGGACTCATAGTATTTCTCCCTACCGTTCTAACACCAATGGCCCAGGTTCTAACTCAGAACCTTCTAGTCATTCTATTGACTCGCCTCCCCCAGATTCTACTATTCCAGAAAACAACGGCTCGACAAACGGCAAAAACCCCCAAAACGAAGAACCGCCCTCGCCTCCTCCTCCAAATGAAGAAGGTTTTGGGCCGGTGTTGAAAAATCGCAATTTTTTGGCCCTCTGGAGTGGACAGGTTTTTTCTCAATTGGCCGATAAAATTTATCTGGTCTTGATGATTGCCCTTATCGCTACGCGGTTTCAAGCTTCTGGTCAAACTATAAGCTCTTGGGTATCGGCAATTATGATTGCTTTTACTATACCTGCCGTGTTGCTCGGTTCGCTGGCCGGCGCTTTTGTTGACCGATGGCCTAAAAAAGCGGTTCTGGTAGCTACTAATTTATTGCGCGGTTTTTTAGTTCTCTCTTTGCCGGTTCTTTTGTGGTTGTGCGAGGGCAAACAATTGGCTGCTTTGCCTTTGGGTTTCTGCGCTATGTTGGGTGTGACTTTTTTGGTTTCTACTCTCACTCAATTTTTTGCACCGGCAGAACAATCGGCCATTCCTTTGATTGTTGAACGTCGTCAACTTTTGGCTGCTAATTCTCTCTACACTACAACAATGATGGCGAGTGTTATTGTTGGTTTTGCGGTGGGAGAACCTTTGCTGGCTCTTGCAGACAGCTTTTTAGGTCATTTGGCAATTGGTAAAGAAATTGTCGTGGGGGGTAGTTATTGCATTGCCGGTTTGCTTTTGTTGATGTTAAAAACAGGCGAAAATATTACTCCTCAACAAGGCGAATATCCTCACGTTTTTGAAGATATCCGCGATGGTTTGCGTTATCTCAAAGCTAATGTGCGCGTTCGTAATGCTTTGATTCAATTGGTGATTTTATTTTCGATTTTTGCTGCTTTGGCTGTTTTGGCGGTTCGTTTGGCGGAAGTGATTCCAGGAATGAAGGCTTCTCAGTTTGGCTTTTTGATGGCTGCCGGTGGTGTTGGTATGGCTGCCGGTAGCACGGCTTTGGGTTATTTTGGTAGCCGGTTTTCTCACCTCCAGTTAAGCGTAGCCGGTTCTTTTGGAATGGCGGCTTCTTTGCTGGGTTTATCTCTTTTTGCTCAAGAACTCGTGACGACGCTTTTATTGGTGGCTTTTTTAGGCGCTTTTGGGGCTATTGTTGGCGTTCCTATGCAAACAACTGTCCAAGCAGATACGCCGGAAGAAATGCGCGGTAAGGTGTTTGGTTTACAAAATAATGCGATTAATATTGCTTTGAGTTTACCTTTGGCTTTGGCCGGTGTGGCTGAAACTTTTTTTGGTCTTAAAGTTGTCTTTTTAGGGCTGGCTGCTTTGGCGCTTGGCGGTGGGGTTTTAACTTGGTACATTTCTCGGTACGGGAATTCCCCAAATCATCAATCGTGA
- the recO gene encoding DNA repair protein RecO has product MSRTYTATGINLKSAPMGESDRLLTILTKEHGLVRAVAPGARKQNSTLSGRSGVFTINHLLLHKGRSLDKITQAETVESYPGLSRNLGKLASAQYLAEIALSFALSEHPQEALFTLLCEHLSRIEQLSGHHPDSRLLALLSHGVYHLLALDGIAPQVHSCCLSQQSLIADFENPSFLTGFSIIAGGCLSLKAIERLNSKTQKPEPTNPSQNLGIERTPTVERPIKIDSKLDSLQLAFLQQLAQPDLNAIPQPITTAEAGYIQQSWVAVERILRHYAEYHLERSIRSAALIDTYFSPLPSSPVQL; this is encoded by the coding sequence ATGTCTCGAACTTACACAGCCACAGGAATCAACCTCAAAAGCGCACCGATGGGAGAATCCGACCGGCTGCTAACAATTTTAACAAAAGAACATGGTTTAGTTAGAGCCGTTGCACCCGGAGCCAGAAAACAAAACTCAACGCTATCGGGACGCAGTGGCGTATTTACCATCAACCATTTGCTTCTACACAAAGGCCGATCCTTGGATAAAATCACCCAAGCCGAAACCGTAGAATCCTACCCAGGCTTAAGCCGAAACTTAGGTAAACTAGCATCGGCACAATATCTAGCCGAAATTGCCCTCAGCTTTGCCCTCAGTGAACATCCCCAAGAGGCACTTTTTACTTTGCTGTGTGAACACCTGAGTCGAATTGAGCAATTAAGTGGCCACCACCCAGACTCGCGTCTACTGGCTCTGCTTTCTCACGGAGTATATCACCTGTTGGCCCTTGATGGCATCGCTCCCCAGGTTCACTCTTGTTGTCTCAGCCAGCAGTCTTTGATTGCTGATTTTGAGAATCCCTCGTTTTTAACCGGCTTCAGTATTATTGCCGGTGGCTGTCTTAGCCTCAAAGCAATCGAGCGATTAAACTCAAAAACCCAAAAACCCGAACCAACCAACCCCAGCCAAAACCTCGGCATTGAGCGCACGCCCACTGTAGAAAGACCCATAAAAATAGATAGCAAACTTGATTCTCTTCAACTCGCTTTTTTGCAACAACTTGCTCAACCAGACTTAAATGCTATCCCCCAGCCAATAACCACTGCTGAGGCAGGCTATATTCAACAGTCATGGGTAGCCGTTGAGCGCATTTTGCGCCACTATGCTGAATATCACTTAGAGCGGTCAATTCGATCTGCCGCCCTCATCGATACCTATTTTTCTCCCCTGCCTTCTTCCCCGGTGCAGTTATGA
- the deoC gene encoding deoxyribose-phosphate aldolase codes for MAQQQRAEIDIAPYIDHALLNNTATPPLVEKWCEEADRFNFAAVCVYPAYVRIAANLLHNKRPKVCTVIGFPTGTTTSATKLYEAQEAIDNGAQELDVVINLGFLKAGNTNELHREIAEICETGIPVKAILETNLLNDEEKKLAAELCMDAGVAYLKTGTGWYGGTNISDVRLLKQITRGKVGIKAAGGIRTHQEALDLIVAGATRLGTSRSIDLLGQRDNLEEN; via the coding sequence ATGGCACAACAACAACGCGCCGAAATTGACATTGCGCCCTATATCGACCACGCACTCCTAAACAATACCGCCACTCCCCCCCTTGTAGAAAAATGGTGTGAAGAAGCAGATCGCTTTAACTTTGCAGCCGTGTGCGTTTATCCTGCGTATGTACGGATAGCCGCAAATTTATTACACAACAAACGCCCCAAAGTCTGTACTGTGATTGGCTTTCCCACCGGCACCACCACCAGCGCCACCAAACTCTACGAAGCTCAAGAAGCCATCGACAACGGAGCCCAAGAACTCGACGTTGTAATTAACCTGGGTTTCCTCAAGGCCGGCAACACCAACGAGCTACACCGTGAAATTGCGGAGATATGCGAAACCGGCATTCCTGTTAAAGCGATCCTTGAAACCAACCTGCTCAACGACGAAGAAAAAAAACTCGCCGCCGAACTATGTATGGATGCCGGTGTTGCTTACCTCAAAACCGGCACCGGCTGGTATGGCGGCACAAATATCAGCGATGTAAGGCTGCTTAAACAAATAACACGGGGCAAAGTAGGTATAAAAGCTGCCGGTGGTATCCGCACCCATCAAGAAGCCCTAGATTTAATAGTGGCCGGTGCCACCCGTCTCGGTACTTCCCGCAGCATCGATTTACTCGGCCAGCGCGATAACCTAGAAGAGAATTAG
- a CDS encoding zinc ribbon domain-containing protein — MKCRYRRACRFKCSRCGTLVQKSLSTRTHVCGCGFVSDRDWNALLIL; from the coding sequence TTGAAATGCCGATATCGCAGGGCTTGCCGGTTTAAATGTTCTCGCTGTGGTACGCTAGTCCAGAAATCTCTGTCAACCAGAACCCATGTTTGCGGATGCGGATTTGTGAGCGATAGAGACTGGAATGCACTATTAATATTGTGA
- a CDS encoding WD40 repeat domain-containing protein, with protein MFGVKDLGKKILEFKWQGNLSDFITALAWSDNGKILAASTGNGDVVLWQSNKLYTLQTGSGESIDCLKFSFDGKYLAAGGQQGILKIWRISSPAEIEKTPPHSFNYSPAWIDRLAWSPKRNHLAFSTGRQVQILDVENSLNSGQASLLTTLNFQSSTVLDLAWHPKQDFIAVCGYQGTKIWNAKDWQDDPYILSIPSATNHITWSPNGQYLAAANQDNTLTLLEWGNPHPWVMRGFSGKLRALAWSSKNSPTGAPLLAAASAFSISVWEKQKDESIGWQAWLLDVHQGFVSATSFQPDTFLLATAAEDGQVCIWEKAKQLGQLLEGDNSFTCLQWDKQGNQLAAGGNEGQLTIWSKSLRGKGFG; from the coding sequence GTGTTTGGTGTAAAAGACCTCGGCAAAAAAATACTCGAATTCAAATGGCAAGGCAACCTCTCAGATTTTATCACCGCACTTGCCTGGTCAGACAATGGCAAAATCCTCGCGGCTTCCACCGGCAACGGAGACGTTGTATTATGGCAATCTAACAAACTTTACACCCTCCAAACCGGCAGCGGAGAATCCATAGATTGCCTTAAATTCTCTTTTGATGGCAAATACTTAGCCGCCGGCGGCCAACAAGGAATCCTCAAAATTTGGCGCATTTCTTCCCCCGCAGAAATTGAAAAAACGCCCCCCCATTCCTTTAACTATTCCCCGGCTTGGATCGACCGGCTTGCCTGGAGTCCCAAACGCAATCATCTTGCCTTCAGCACCGGCCGGCAAGTACAAATATTAGATGTCGAAAACTCCCTCAACTCCGGCCAAGCATCCCTCCTTACCACCCTCAACTTTCAATCTTCAACTGTACTTGATTTAGCATGGCATCCCAAACAAGACTTCATCGCTGTTTGCGGATATCAAGGCACAAAAATTTGGAATGCCAAAGACTGGCAAGATGACCCCTATATTCTCAGCATTCCTTCAGCCACCAACCACATCACCTGGTCGCCAAACGGCCAATATTTAGCAGCAGCAAACCAAGACAACACCCTCACCCTCCTAGAATGGGGTAATCCCCATCCTTGGGTAATGCGAGGCTTTTCTGGGAAACTGCGAGCACTAGCTTGGTCAAGCAAAAACAGCCCCACCGGCGCCCCGTTATTAGCAGCAGCCAGTGCTTTTAGCATTTCTGTCTGGGAAAAACAAAAAGATGAATCAATCGGATGGCAAGCTTGGTTATTAGATGTTCATCAAGGTTTTGTCTCCGCCACAAGCTTTCAACCAGATACATTTTTACTCGCCACCGCCGCCGAAGACGGACAAGTTTGTATCTGGGAAAAAGCCAAACAACTCGGCCAACTTTTAGAAGGAGACAATTCTTTTACTTGTTTGCAGTGGGATAAACAAGGAAACCAACTCGCTGCCGGTGGTAACGAAGGACAATTAACAATCTGGTCAAAATCTTTACGCGGCAAAGGTTTCGGTTAA
- a CDS encoding GTP-binding protein, with protein sequence MVEATLINNSVPVTVLTGYLGAGKTTLLNRILTHEHGKKVAVIINEFGEVGIDNQLVVQSLDEEIFEMNNGCICCTVRGDLIRIINNLMKRRNKFDHLVIETTGLADPGPVIQTFFMDEDVRTLTNLDAVVTVVDAKHIWQHWDSDEAKEQIAFADIILLNKTDLVTPEQLQQLEKRIRTMNAMAKIYRTQKAEIGMDALLGVKAFDLKHALEIDPEFLHDEHEHEHHHEHEHHHEHEHHHEHEHHHDETVYSVAIVEEGALNGEKLNNWLGELLRTQGPDIFRMKGILNIAGEDKRYVFQGVHMVFEGTTDRPWLPAEKRQNQLVFIGRNLDEKQLKEDFRKCLV encoded by the coding sequence ATGGTAGAAGCAACCCTGATCAATAACTCTGTGCCGGTAACAGTCCTCACCGGCTATCTGGGCGCCGGTAAAACCACCCTCCTTAACCGCATTCTTACCCACGAACACGGCAAAAAAGTCGCCGTCATTATCAACGAATTTGGCGAAGTTGGTATTGATAACCAACTCGTTGTTCAATCTCTTGATGAAGAAATATTTGAAATGAATAACGGCTGCATTTGTTGCACCGTTCGCGGCGACTTAATACGCATCATTAACAACTTAATGAAACGCCGTAATAAATTTGATCATCTTGTTATCGAAACCACAGGACTAGCCGATCCTGGGCCGGTGATTCAAACTTTTTTCATGGATGAAGATGTTCGTACCCTCACAAATTTAGATGCCGTTGTCACCGTCGTAGATGCTAAACACATTTGGCAACATTGGGACAGCGACGAAGCAAAAGAACAAATCGCCTTTGCCGACATCATTTTACTAAACAAAACCGATTTAGTCACCCCCGAACAACTGCAACAACTCGAAAAACGCATTCGGACAATGAATGCAATGGCAAAAATTTATCGCACTCAAAAAGCAGAAATAGGCATGGATGCACTGCTGGGAGTAAAAGCCTTTGATTTAAAACACGCCTTAGAAATAGACCCAGAATTTTTACACGACGAACACGAACACGAACATCACCACGAACACGAACATCACCACGAACACGAACACCACCACGAACACGAACATCACCACGATGAAACCGTTTACTCAGTTGCCATCGTCGAAGAAGGTGCATTAAATGGCGAAAAATTAAACAACTGGTTAGGCGAATTATTGCGAACCCAAGGCCCAGATATTTTTCGCATGAAAGGCATATTAAACATTGCCGGTGAAGACAAACGCTATGTTTTTCAAGGAGTCCACATGGTCTTTGAAGGCACCACCGACCGGCCCTGGTTGCCAGCAGAAAAACGCCAAAATCAACTCGTATTTATTGGTCGTAACTTAGACGAAAAACAACTCAAAGAGGACTTCCGCAAGTGTTTGGTGTAA
- a CDS encoding GTP-binding protein produces the protein MVGLEIPKRGMPVTIITGFLGSGKTTLLNHILKNNQDLKIAVLVNEFGDINIDSQLLVSIDEDMMELTNGCICCTINDSLIDAVYRVLERPDKIDYLVVETTGIADPFPIALTFLSQDLRDLTRLDSILTLVDCETFTPSHYSSSAAHNQIAYGDIIILNKIDLAPEGKIQSLENYIHSVKAGARILKCNQGIVPLPLILDVELTKIDTYSNIQTSHHHDHHHHDHNHSHHLENDGFVSVSFESDQPFYVNKFQDFLQQKLPENVFRAKGLIWFIESPHRHIFQLSGKRFELQEDKWTGQKRNQLVFIGRNLDADELRRNLNACIANAYSNKPTT, from the coding sequence ATGGTTGGCTTAGAAATTCCAAAACGCGGGATGCCGGTAACAATCATCACCGGCTTTCTGGGAAGCGGCAAAACAACCCTGCTCAATCATATCCTCAAAAATAACCAGGATTTGAAAATAGCAGTCTTAGTCAATGAATTTGGCGATATCAACATCGACAGCCAGCTTTTAGTATCCATCGATGAAGATATGATGGAACTAACTAATGGCTGTATCTGTTGCACCATTAACGATAGCTTAATTGATGCCGTTTATCGAGTTTTAGAAAGACCCGATAAAATTGATTACCTAGTCGTAGAAACCACCGGCATCGCCGACCCCTTCCCCATCGCCCTCACCTTCCTCAGCCAAGATTTACGCGATTTAACCCGCCTAGATTCGATTTTAACCCTTGTTGATTGCGAAACCTTTACCCCCAGTCATTATTCCAGTTCCGCAGCCCACAATCAAATTGCCTACGGGGATATCATCATCCTCAATAAAATTGATTTAGCCCCCGAAGGAAAAATCCAATCTCTCGAAAATTATATTCATTCTGTTAAGGCCGGTGCGCGAATTCTTAAATGCAACCAAGGCATCGTTCCTTTACCCCTAATTTTAGATGTCGAACTCACCAAAATCGACACTTATTCTAATATTCAAACCTCCCACCACCATGATCACCACCACCATGATCACAACCATTCTCACCATTTAGAAAATGATGGCTTTGTATCAGTATCTTTTGAAAGCGATCAGCCATTTTATGTAAATAAATTTCAAGACTTTTTGCAACAAAAATTACCCGAAAACGTCTTTCGCGCCAAAGGATTAATTTGGTTTATTGAAAGCCCCCACAGACATATCTTTCAACTCAGCGGTAAACGTTTTGAACTCCAAGAAGACAAATGGACAGGACAAAAACGCAACCAACTTGTCTTTATAGGCAGAAACTTAGATGCAGACGAGTTGCGCCGCAATCTCAACGCCTGTATTGCCAACGCCTACAGCAACAAACCCACAACCTAA
- a CDS encoding SufE family protein, with protein MTTSQLPDSLARIVQRFKRYTNPKQGYELLITLAKRLPPFPEEQKISENKVHGCTSQVYITAELKDGKVVYQGDSDSQLVKGLVALLVEGLSGLTPSEILKVTPDFIQETGLNVSLTPSRANGFYNIFKLMRERALTFELINSAEAITATPD; from the coding sequence ATGACTACCAGCCAACTACCCGACTCCCTCGCCCGCATCGTTCAGCGTTTCAAACGCTACACAAACCCCAAACAAGGCTACGAATTACTCATCACCCTCGCCAAACGTTTACCACCCTTTCCCGAAGAACAAAAAATCAGCGAAAATAAAGTACACGGCTGCACTTCTCAAGTCTATATTACCGCAGAATTAAAAGACGGAAAAGTGGTATATCAAGGCGATTCTGATTCGCAATTAGTCAAAGGATTAGTAGCCCTTTTGGTAGAAGGTTTAAGCGGGTTAACTCCCTCCGAAATTTTAAAAGTAACCCCCGATTTTATTCAAGAAACCGGCCTCAATGTCAGCCTCACCCCCTCTCGCGCCAACGGCTTTTACAACATCTTTAAACTTATGCGAGAACGGGCTTTAACCTTTGAGTTAATCAATTCCGCAGAAGCCATAACTGCTACCCCCGACTAA
- the hemB gene encoding porphobilinogen synthase has product MSSETSPSVNAGLIHRPRRLRRTDALRRMVRETQLTANDLIYPLFVMEGENQKQEISSMPGCYRYTLDLLLKEIADAYALGIPAIALFPLVENEKKDNAGTESYNPDGLVQRTIRAIKKQTPEIVIITDVALDPFSTQGHDGIVGENGEILNDETVEVLVKQAVSQAEAGADMVAPSDMMDGRIGAIREGLDNAGFTNVSILAYSAKYASAYYGPFRDALDSAPKFGDKKTYQMDAANAREAITEADLDIAEGADIIMVKPALAYLDIIHLLRNTTNVPIAAYNVSGEYAMIKAAGQMGWIDEKKVILETLTSIKRAGADLILTYFAKEVALMLR; this is encoded by the coding sequence ATGTCTTCAGAAACATCCCCCTCCGTTAATGCAGGATTGATTCACCGGCCCCGTCGTTTGCGCCGTACAGATGCCCTACGTCGCATGGTACGCGAAACCCAACTAACAGCAAACGACCTGATTTATCCCCTCTTTGTCATGGAAGGAGAAAATCAAAAACAAGAAATCTCCTCGATGCCGGGATGTTATCGTTATACCCTTGATTTATTATTAAAAGAAATTGCCGATGCCTACGCATTAGGAATCCCCGCAATTGCCCTATTTCCCCTCGTTGAAAACGAAAAAAAAGACAACGCCGGCACAGAAAGTTATAACCCCGACGGACTCGTTCAACGCACCATCCGCGCCATCAAAAAACAAACACCAGAAATCGTTATTATTACCGACGTCGCCCTCGATCCCTTCAGCACACAGGGACACGATGGAATAGTCGGAGAAAATGGCGAAATTCTCAACGATGAAACCGTCGAAGTATTAGTAAAACAAGCCGTTTCTCAAGCCGAAGCCGGCGCCGATATGGTCGCACCTTCTGATATGATGGATGGCAGAATTGGCGCAATTCGAGAAGGTTTAGATAACGCAGGATTTACCAACGTCAGCATCCTCGCCTACTCCGCAAAATACGCCTCAGCCTATTATGGCCCCTTCCGCGACGCCCTCGATTCTGCACCCAAATTTGGCGACAAAAAAACTTACCAAATGGATGCAGCAAACGCCCGCGAAGCTATCACCGAAGCCGACTTAGATATCGCAGAAGGTGCTGATATTATCATGGTAAAACCGGCCCTCGCTTACCTCGATATTATTCACCTCTTACGCAACACAACAAACGTCCCCATCGCTGCTTATAATGTCAGCGGTGAATATGCCATGATCAAAGCTGCCGGTCAGATGGGATGGATTGATGAAAAGAAAGTTATTTTAGAAACACTTACCAGCATTAAACGTGCCGGTGCAGACTTAATCCTCACATATTTCGCCAAAGAAGTCGCCCTCATGTTGCGATAA
- the cobW gene encoding cobalamin biosynthesis protein CobW, with protein MSAKIPVTVITGFLGSGKTTTIRHLLQNNQGRKIAVLVNEFGEIGIDGDLLKSCQVCDEEETPTNNIVELTNGCLCCTVQEEFLPTMQEILKRRDKIDCMLIETSGLALPKPLVQAFRWPEIRTGATVDGVITVVDCEAVASGTLAPDLDALNEQRQSDPNLEHETPIEELFEDQLACADLVLLTKVDLVDSQTREKITNWLQKELRPGVKIVPCESGKISPDVLLGFNAAVEDNLDSRPSHHDSEEEHDHDDNINSVNFISDQQFDPQTLTKRLQEIVKNQEIYRIKGFVSVPNKSMRLVLQGVGTRFEHFYDRPWQPSEPRQTRLVFIGRDLDQTNIHSLLSA; from the coding sequence ATGTCAGCAAAAATTCCTGTAACAGTAATCACCGGCTTTCTTGGTAGTGGCAAAACTACTACTATTCGTCATTTATTGCAAAACAATCAAGGCCGTAAAATAGCAGTGTTAGTTAACGAGTTTGGCGAAATTGGTATTGATGGAGATTTACTAAAATCTTGTCAAGTTTGCGATGAAGAAGAAACTCCGACAAACAACATTGTAGAACTTACAAATGGCTGTCTTTGTTGCACTGTTCAAGAGGAATTTTTACCCACTATGCAAGAAATTCTCAAACGGCGCGACAAAATCGATTGTATGCTTATAGAAACCTCTGGGTTAGCTTTACCAAAACCCCTTGTACAAGCCTTTCGCTGGCCCGAAATTCGCACCGGCGCCACCGTAGACGGTGTTATTACTGTTGTTGACTGTGAAGCCGTCGCATCCGGCACCCTCGCACCCGATCTTGACGCCTTAAATGAACAACGCCAAAGTGACCCCAATTTAGAACACGAAACCCCCATTGAAGAACTGTTTGAAGATCAATTAGCCTGTGCCGATTTAGTATTATTAACCAAAGTCGATTTAGTAGACAGCCAAACCCGCGAAAAAATCACTAATTGGCTACAAAAAGAACTCCGCCCCGGAGTTAAAATTGTGCCTTGTGAAAGTGGAAAAATTAGCCCAGATGTGTTACTAGGATTTAACGCAGCCGTCGAAGATAATTTAGACAGCCGGCCCTCTCACCACGACAGCGAAGAAGAACACGACCACGACGACAACATCAACTCTGTTAACTTTATTTCTGACCAACAATTTGACCCCCAGACTTTGACGAAAAGACTGCAAGAAATTGTCAAAAATCAGGAAATTTATCGCATCAAAGGCTTTGTTTCCGTCCCCAACAAATCGATGCGATTAGTATTACAAGGAGTCGGTACACGCTTCGAGCATTTCTATGACCGGCCCTGGCAACCCAGCGAACCCCGCCAAACCCGCCTTGTCTTCATCGGACGTGACCTTGACCAAACTAACATTCACAGCCTTTTAAGTGCATAA